A stretch of the Nothobranchius furzeri strain GRZ-AD chromosome 5, NfurGRZ-RIMD1, whole genome shotgun sequence genome encodes the following:
- the spaca6 gene encoding sperm acrosome membrane-associated protein 6 isoform X3 — MLWTFLWFVGLLWHPSLSCYQCFVDVEDSLRLCWGYVLTQYHVRNVDECFRLLDRIFNLNQTVIEAGRVGKGFDTNLQQILDAEILPLAEEFDQKLNDVSGCFPPCGFQILGAVYNCITCLYDSCEFPLDCPVEEIDITENSRSRMWCKVPFDLPNDVEVIWRFAEEVKTQEMDQFKEVTAGVDTLYSIPSTSLHHQGTYQCEIFSGSRSIVRLYYYISVTPQLVAGHTELQEIFDLSLLPGGQLLPAPGASPRSFLLLLPSLLTTCLTFSLLLLFLSLWVLIWMLKSEHNHPAEDSDEEEDLDV, encoded by the exons ATGCTGTGGACTTTTTTGTGGTTTGTGGGTTTGCTGTGGCATCCCTCTTTGAGCTGCTATCAGTGCTTTGTTGATGTGGAGGACAGTCTCCGGCTGTGCTGGGGCTACGTTCTGACTCAGTACCATGTTAGAAATGTTGATGAGTGCTTCAGGCTGCTGGACCGCATTTTCAACCTGAACCAGACCGTGATCGAGGCTGGGAGAGTTG GTAAAGGCTTCGACACAAACCTCCAGCAGATCCTGGACGCTGAGATTCTGCCCCTGGCTGAGGAGTTTGACCAGAAGCTGAACGACG TCTCTGGGTGTTTCCCTCCATGTG GTTTTCAGATCCTGGGTGCTGTGTACAACTGCATCACCTGCCTGTATGACTCGTGTGAATTCCCTCTCGACTGTCCAG TTGAAGAAATTGACATTACGGAGAACAGCAGGAGCCGAATGTGGTGCAAGGTACCTTTTGACCTCCCAAATGATGTAGAGGTGATCTGGAGGTTTGCAGAAGAG GTCAAAACTCAGGAGATGGATCAGTTTAAGGAGGTGACTGCAGGAGTGGACACGCTCTACTCCATCCCTTCAACCAGCCTCCACCATCAGGGGACCTACCAGTGTGAGATCTTCTCCGGCTCTCGCTCCATTGTCAGACTCTACTACTACATCTCAG TGACCCCCCAGCTTGTTGCAGGTCACACAGAGCTGCAGGAGATATTTGACCTGTCTCTGCTCCCAGGAGGCCAGTTACTCCCCGCGCCTGGTGCTTCTCCTcgctccttcctcctcctcctcccatctCTTCTCACCACCTGTTTGACCTTTTCCCTGCTGCTGCTCTTCCTGTCCCTCTG GGTTCTGATTTGGATGTTAAAGTCAGAACACAATCATCCTGCTGAAGActcagatgaagaagaagattTAGATGTTTGA
- the spaca6 gene encoding sperm acrosome membrane-associated protein 6 isoform X2, translating to MLWTFLWFVGLLWHPSLSCYQCFVDVEDSLRLCWGYVLTQYHVRNVDECFRLLDRIFNLNQTVIEAGRVGKGFDTNLQQILDAEILPLAEEFDQKLNDETVYETRLQTAADNFIAAASKLPRGFQILGAVYNCITCLYDSCEFPLDCPVEEIDITENSRSRMWCKVPFDLPNDVEVIWRFAEEVKTQEMDQFKEVTAGVDTLYSIPSTSLHHQGTYQCEIFSGSRSIVRLYYYISVTPQLVAGHTELQEIFDLSLLPGGQLLPAPGASPRSFLLLLPSLLTTCLTFSLLLLFLSLWVLIWMLKSEHNHPAEDSDEEEDLDV from the exons ATGCTGTGGACTTTTTTGTGGTTTGTGGGTTTGCTGTGGCATCCCTCTTTGAGCTGCTATCAGTGCTTTGTTGATGTGGAGGACAGTCTCCGGCTGTGCTGGGGCTACGTTCTGACTCAGTACCATGTTAGAAATGTTGATGAGTGCTTCAGGCTGCTGGACCGCATTTTCAACCTGAACCAGACCGTGATCGAGGCTGGGAGAGTTG GTAAAGGCTTCGACACAAACCTCCAGCAGATCCTGGACGCTGAGATTCTGCCCCTGGCTGAGGAGTTTGACCAGAAGCTGAACGACG AGACGGTGTATGAGACAAGGCTGCAGACAGCAGCAGACAATTTCATCGCAGCTGCCTCCAAACTGCCTAGAG GTTTTCAGATCCTGGGTGCTGTGTACAACTGCATCACCTGCCTGTATGACTCGTGTGAATTCCCTCTCGACTGTCCAG TTGAAGAAATTGACATTACGGAGAACAGCAGGAGCCGAATGTGGTGCAAGGTACCTTTTGACCTCCCAAATGATGTAGAGGTGATCTGGAGGTTTGCAGAAGAG GTCAAAACTCAGGAGATGGATCAGTTTAAGGAGGTGACTGCAGGAGTGGACACGCTCTACTCCATCCCTTCAACCAGCCTCCACCATCAGGGGACCTACCAGTGTGAGATCTTCTCCGGCTCTCGCTCCATTGTCAGACTCTACTACTACATCTCAG TGACCCCCCAGCTTGTTGCAGGTCACACAGAGCTGCAGGAGATATTTGACCTGTCTCTGCTCCCAGGAGGCCAGTTACTCCCCGCGCCTGGTGCTTCTCCTcgctccttcctcctcctcctcccatctCTTCTCACCACCTGTTTGACCTTTTCCCTGCTGCTGCTCTTCCTGTCCCTCTG GGTTCTGATTTGGATGTTAAAGTCAGAACACAATCATCCTGCTGAAGActcagatgaagaagaagattTAGATGTTTGA
- the spaca6 gene encoding sperm acrosome membrane-associated protein 6 isoform X4 translates to MLWTFLWFVGLLWHPSLSCYQCFVDVEDSLRLCWGYVLTQYHVRNVDECFRLLDRIFNLNQTVIEAGRVGKGFDTNLQQILDAEILPLAEEFDQKLNDGFQILGAVYNCITCLYDSCEFPLDCPVEEIDITENSRSRMWCKVPFDLPNDVEVIWRFAEEVKTQEMDQFKEVTAGVDTLYSIPSTSLHHQGTYQCEIFSGSRSIVRLYYYISVTPQLVAGHTELQEIFDLSLLPGGQLLPAPGASPRSFLLLLPSLLTTCLTFSLLLLFLSLWVLIWMLKSEHNHPAEDSDEEEDLDV, encoded by the exons ATGCTGTGGACTTTTTTGTGGTTTGTGGGTTTGCTGTGGCATCCCTCTTTGAGCTGCTATCAGTGCTTTGTTGATGTGGAGGACAGTCTCCGGCTGTGCTGGGGCTACGTTCTGACTCAGTACCATGTTAGAAATGTTGATGAGTGCTTCAGGCTGCTGGACCGCATTTTCAACCTGAACCAGACCGTGATCGAGGCTGGGAGAGTTG GTAAAGGCTTCGACACAAACCTCCAGCAGATCCTGGACGCTGAGATTCTGCCCCTGGCTGAGGAGTTTGACCAGAAGCTGAACGACG GTTTTCAGATCCTGGGTGCTGTGTACAACTGCATCACCTGCCTGTATGACTCGTGTGAATTCCCTCTCGACTGTCCAG TTGAAGAAATTGACATTACGGAGAACAGCAGGAGCCGAATGTGGTGCAAGGTACCTTTTGACCTCCCAAATGATGTAGAGGTGATCTGGAGGTTTGCAGAAGAG GTCAAAACTCAGGAGATGGATCAGTTTAAGGAGGTGACTGCAGGAGTGGACACGCTCTACTCCATCCCTTCAACCAGCCTCCACCATCAGGGGACCTACCAGTGTGAGATCTTCTCCGGCTCTCGCTCCATTGTCAGACTCTACTACTACATCTCAG TGACCCCCCAGCTTGTTGCAGGTCACACAGAGCTGCAGGAGATATTTGACCTGTCTCTGCTCCCAGGAGGCCAGTTACTCCCCGCGCCTGGTGCTTCTCCTcgctccttcctcctcctcctcccatctCTTCTCACCACCTGTTTGACCTTTTCCCTGCTGCTGCTCTTCCTGTCCCTCTG GGTTCTGATTTGGATGTTAAAGTCAGAACACAATCATCCTGCTGAAGActcagatgaagaagaagattTAGATGTTTGA
- the spaca6 gene encoding sperm acrosome membrane-associated protein 6 isoform X1 has translation MLWTFLWFVGLLWHPSLSCYQCFVDVEDSLRLCWGYVLTQYHVRNVDECFRLLDRIFNLNQTVIEAGRVGKGFDTNLQQILDAEILPLAEEFDQKLNDETVYETRLQTAADNFIAAASKLPRVSGCFPPCGFQILGAVYNCITCLYDSCEFPLDCPVEEIDITENSRSRMWCKVPFDLPNDVEVIWRFAEEVKTQEMDQFKEVTAGVDTLYSIPSTSLHHQGTYQCEIFSGSRSIVRLYYYISVTPQLVAGHTELQEIFDLSLLPGGQLLPAPGASPRSFLLLLPSLLTTCLTFSLLLLFLSLWVLIWMLKSEHNHPAEDSDEEEDLDV, from the exons ATGCTGTGGACTTTTTTGTGGTTTGTGGGTTTGCTGTGGCATCCCTCTTTGAGCTGCTATCAGTGCTTTGTTGATGTGGAGGACAGTCTCCGGCTGTGCTGGGGCTACGTTCTGACTCAGTACCATGTTAGAAATGTTGATGAGTGCTTCAGGCTGCTGGACCGCATTTTCAACCTGAACCAGACCGTGATCGAGGCTGGGAGAGTTG GTAAAGGCTTCGACACAAACCTCCAGCAGATCCTGGACGCTGAGATTCTGCCCCTGGCTGAGGAGTTTGACCAGAAGCTGAACGACG AGACGGTGTATGAGACAAGGCTGCAGACAGCAGCAGACAATTTCATCGCAGCTGCCTCCAAACTGCCTAGAG TCTCTGGGTGTTTCCCTCCATGTG GTTTTCAGATCCTGGGTGCTGTGTACAACTGCATCACCTGCCTGTATGACTCGTGTGAATTCCCTCTCGACTGTCCAG TTGAAGAAATTGACATTACGGAGAACAGCAGGAGCCGAATGTGGTGCAAGGTACCTTTTGACCTCCCAAATGATGTAGAGGTGATCTGGAGGTTTGCAGAAGAG GTCAAAACTCAGGAGATGGATCAGTTTAAGGAGGTGACTGCAGGAGTGGACACGCTCTACTCCATCCCTTCAACCAGCCTCCACCATCAGGGGACCTACCAGTGTGAGATCTTCTCCGGCTCTCGCTCCATTGTCAGACTCTACTACTACATCTCAG TGACCCCCCAGCTTGTTGCAGGTCACACAGAGCTGCAGGAGATATTTGACCTGTCTCTGCTCCCAGGAGGCCAGTTACTCCCCGCGCCTGGTGCTTCTCCTcgctccttcctcctcctcctcccatctCTTCTCACCACCTGTTTGACCTTTTCCCTGCTGCTGCTCTTCCTGTCCCTCTG GGTTCTGATTTGGATGTTAAAGTCAGAACACAATCATCCTGCTGAAGActcagatgaagaagaagattTAGATGTTTGA